The genome window GTTTGTTCCAAAACTAAAGCAGCAACTCACCGATGGGACGATCTCGCCGGTCAGCGTCAGCGATGTCACCGACGGCAAACTGGTTCACCTCGCCGGGTTGAATCTCAATCGTGCCTGGTGTCTGCAAGCGGTTGCGAATCATTTGCCGGAGCAGCATCCTCTGGTGAATGCCATTCGAACCAACGCGAGAGAACATTTGGTCGCGGGATTGGCCTACATCAACAGCGGTCACTACGAAGGCGATCATTGGTTGGCCACGTTTGGGTTGTATGCGATCAGTGGAGTTGGTCAGTGATCAGCCGTTGCGACATCTTCCTTTTGACCGCACCAACACAAGCGTGAACCGATGAAATCGATCTCCAAGTCCAATCGCCGCTGGTGGCGGCCGCTGGTTTCAATCGGCTGCGGTTTGCTGTGCTCGATGTTCTTTCTGGCGGCGATGATTTGGGGAGGCCAGACGGCATTCGAATTCTCTCGAATGGTCAGTGACGCGGTGATGCTGCGGGAGGGCGGACCGCGGTTAGGGGCACGGGAGCTGTCAGGCGACGTGGTGTTGGTGTCCTACGGTGAATCCAGTGCGACGCGGTTGGGGAAGAAGCCCGACCTGGAGACCGATCGGAAGCTTTACCAGACCCTGATGGACGCCGATGCGAAGGTGGTGGCGGATCTGCGGAACCTCGTCTGCACCGATCCGGCCGATTTCGAAGCGAACGTGCGGCCGACATTGGATTTGATTCAAGAGGTGGCACCCGATGGCAATCTGGCTCGGGATGTGTTTTTGACGCTGGATGTCGACTACGAAGTTGTGGGGAGTTACCACGATTGCATCGTGCACCATGGGATGAGTTTCAAATCACCGACGATGGCCAATCGCCATTCGCGGATCTTTCCCATCGCGATGCACGATTACTTTGCACTGCGTGAGACGACCCCATTTTGGGCTGTGCAGCGGTTGACCGGCCAGCCAAACGGTGGCGAAGCGGGGTTTTACCAACGGCTTGATCAGGCGGGGTTGGTTCAGCACTGGTTGGACGTTTTTCCCGAGATGGGCGATCTGCTGCAACTTTCCGGCGGAGAGGAAGCGATCACCCCCAATCCAACTTCAGCGGACTATCAGGTTGGTGACCAGGAGGTCAGCTGGATCAGTTTCGGGAGCGAGTTTCCGACCGTGTCTCCAGCCGGTGTTTGGGTCGACTATGGGTTCAATCCAGGCGAACTGACCCGTCTGGAATATGGCGATTTGGTCGAGGGTGATTTCGATCCCGAATTGGTTCGTGGCAAGGCGGTGTTGATCGATTTGGAACTGTCGTTTGTCCCCGCCTCGGATCGATATGACATTCCCATTCGCGACCGGCAAGCGGACGCGTTGGATGTCACGGGGGTTGCGATGGAAACGTTGCTGAACGGTGTCACCATGCATTTGACGGCGTGGTACGTGACACCGTCGCTGCTGATTGGATTCAGCGTTTTGGGTTGCGTGATCGCGGCCCGTTTTCGGGCTCGTTGGGCGTTGCTGTGGGTGGCGTTGTTGTTGCTGGGGTACCTCGTGATCTCCACGGTTGCGTTCCGTGATGGATGGTTCCTCGACATGGCCTTCACGCCCGTTTCGATTTTGGTGGCGGGAGTGCTGGGCGTTGGCATTCGATACTTCGAAGAAATTCGTTGGCGTCAGCGAATCACGGATTTGTTTGGTCGCTATGTGCCGCGGGCGGTGGTCAATCAATTGGTCCAACAGTCCGAGTTGCAGTCGATCGTTGTCGGAGGTGTGACTCGCGAAGTAACCGTCATGTTTGCCGACATTCGGGGCTTCACGCAGTTTTCTGAACGCCTGCAACCGGAAGACGTTTTGGAAAAACTCAATGAGTTGCTGGAGGTGATGGTCCGGTGCACCTTTGAGGAGGAGGGCACGGTCGACAAGTTCATTGGGGATGCGATCTTGGTGTTGTTCAACGCGCCACTGGATCAAGCC of Rhodopirellula islandica contains these proteins:
- a CDS encoding adenylate/guanylate cyclase domain-containing protein, with translation MKSISKSNRRWWRPLVSIGCGLLCSMFFLAAMIWGGQTAFEFSRMVSDAVMLREGGPRLGARELSGDVVLVSYGESSATRLGKKPDLETDRKLYQTLMDADAKVVADLRNLVCTDPADFEANVRPTLDLIQEVAPDGNLARDVFLTLDVDYEVVGSYHDCIVHHGMSFKSPTMANRHSRIFPIAMHDYFALRETTPFWAVQRLTGQPNGGEAGFYQRLDQAGLVQHWLDVFPEMGDLLQLSGGEEAITPNPTSADYQVGDQEVSWISFGSEFPTVSPAGVWVDYGFNPGELTRLEYGDLVEGDFDPELVRGKAVLIDLELSFVPASDRYDIPIRDRQADALDVTGVAMETLLNGVTMHLTAWYVTPSLLIGFSVLGCVIAARFRARWALLWVALLLLGYLVISTVAFRDGWFLDMAFTPVSILVAGVLGVGIRYFEEIRWRQRITDLFGRYVPRAVVNQLVQQSELQSIVVGGVTREVTVMFADIRGFTQFSERLQPEDVLEKLNELLEVMVRCTFEEEGTVDKFIGDAILVLFNAPLDQADHAERASRVAWRIQEALRSHESGLSIGIGIHTGQAVVGNVGTPQRMEYTAIGNTVNVASRLCDRAAAGEIVVSGEVARQLSGSFELEANEPMQVKGIAESLATSRLVGFENAASA